The DNA sequence TCAGGTATGTCTGATACCAATACAGGTATCAAACCTCCACCAATCATCAGGTATGTCTGATACCAATACAGGTATCAAACCTCAGTAAATTGTCCGAGATGAAACAGTGCCTGATacctgtataacagtataacatatGTTGTGTATGATTTATGAATTTAGGTGTTTTACTGTATGTCGTTGTTACATCATTATCTTTTGTTTAGGCAAGCTGGATCAACCCCCAAATCTGACAATAGTGAGATGCTGAATATAGCGTCAGACAGCAGTGAATCAGAAGATACAAATGTCTCCATGCAGCCTGCTAAAAAGAAATCAAAGTCAACCAATTCTCCTGTGAAGGAATCTCTCCTTGATAAGCTGAAAAAGATCAAGAGTCCATCATTAGAAAAGGCTGCTAGCAGTTCACAGTCCAAGACAGGTAATATGTTCTGATCACCTGTATGTAACAGACACCACTCAAATTAATTCTTCCCTTCTTTCAAGGAAAGGTTTCCATGTTACAAATCCTTTTgggatgtatatatgtatttcaataaTTCTAACAACATGTGCCATCCATACCCTAGGGACATAGTTATGTTGTCCATCACCCAGAAATAGATTAATACACTTATTTCTGAGTTAACTTTGTTTGTGAGTTAACTTCAATTGTTTCTGAGTTAACTTTGTTGTCAATGTTTCTGATTTAACTTTGATGTCATCATTTCTGAGTTAATTTTGATGTCATCATTTCTGAGTTAATTTTGATGTCATCATTTCTGAGTTGACTTTGATGAGGTTTTTTCATGCAGTCATCTCTAAGAAAAGATCTGCAGAAGATGCAAGCATAGAAAATGACTCTCCATCTAAATCGAAGAAAAAGTCCAAAGTCCAAACAGAAGTCGGTGGTGCTCCTCAGAGTCCGGTAAAAAGTGTTGAAGAAAGACTCGCCCATTTTAATGAGAGACTCCAAGAGAAAGGCCTTTCTGCAGCATCAAAGAAGCGAATTAGGAGGCAAATAAAAAAACTCAAGACAAACAGGTATAGAACCATAACTATATTACTAAGTTAATGTCAATGAGATGATACCAAAT is a window from the Pecten maximus unplaced genomic scaffold, xPecMax1.1, whole genome shotgun sequence genome containing:
- the LOC117319518 gene encoding uncharacterized protein LOC117319518; translated protein: MLNIASDSSESEDTNVSMQPAKKKSKSTNSPVKESLLDKLKKIKSPSLEKAASSSQSKTVISKKRSAEDASIENDSPSKSKKKSKVQTEVGGAPQSPVKSVEERLAHFNERLQEKGLSAASKKRIRRQIKKLKTNRYRTITILLS